ATTCACGACCTCCCACGCCGTGAATGACTCATTCAAGACACCGTCGGCGAGGCGACCGACCTGCGTCCGCAAAAACATCCGCCGGGAACTCGGCTTAGCGGGACCCAGCCGAAGACGGGGCGAGCCCCAGCACCCTCAGTCCGCGGTGAACCAGTCCGGCCCCGGCACCGGCCGCTCGCACCGCCACCCGGTCGCCGCCATCAGCTTCCCCGAATCCACCCGCTGCGACCGGGCCATCGGCTCCGCCATCGCCACCCGCGAGAGCAGCCACTTCGGCACCGCCCGCGCCTTCCGCACCCCCGCCGCCGCGGCCATGGCCTCTCCCAGCACGCCCTTCCGCACCGCCGGCGCACCCACGTTGTAAACGCCCGAGGGCGCGGCCAACGCCGCCACCGCGGCCGCCGCCGCGTCGGACGGGTGGATCGCCGTCGTCCAATCCGTCCGGGACCCCATGATCAGCGGCGCCCCACGCCGGGCGGACGCCAGCAGCGCCGACGTCAGCGTGTCCGACCCCACCAGTGTCCCGATCCGCAACCGCACCACCGTGCGGTCCTCCAGCGCCGCCACGTTCTCGTGCGCCACCATCGACGACGCCGTCACCCCGCGCGGGCGCACAGGCGCGTCCTCGGTCAGCAGGCGATCCCCGCCGTCCGCGTACACGAACGAGATCCCCTCCTGGACCACGGTCCGCAGCTCCTCGACCTCCCGGACCGCCGCGGCCAGCGCGGCGCTCCCCGTCAGCCGGACCCGGTCGTTCGCCGCCCAGGCCGCCTTGCTGGTCACCTTCCGGGGAATGCGCGTCGCCAGGTTCAGCACCGCGTCGTGGCCGCGCAACGCCGTCACCAGCGACGATGCCGAGAACAGGTCACCCGGTACCGGCTTCGCGCCGGTCGCCTCGACGGCCGGTGCGCGCGAGGCGTCCCGGGCCAGCCCACTCACCTCGTGCCCCGCCGCCAGCAGCCGGGCCACCGCCGGCACCCCCAGCACGCCCGTCGCTCCGATCACCATCACCCGCATGTCCGTCTCCTTTCGACAGAAGACCGGACGAGACGCGGGACGAAAACGTGACTACCCCACCTCACCCGGGGGCGGCGGCTGCACATCCACCGGCGCACCCCACTCGCTGTACCGGGTGGTGATCCGAGCCTCCCCGCCCTGCAGGATCGGCGACAGGTCCAGCACGACCTGCACCGGCCGGTGCGCGTCGTCGAGCCAGATCTCCACCGGGAACTTGCCGAGCCGCCCGGCCGAGTCCGCCGGCAGACCCGCGGGCAGGTCGGTGCCCAGGCGAGCCAGGTCCAGGTCGACGCGGTAGTGCTCCGCGGCCACGCCGTCCAGCTGCCCGCGCTCCGCCGAGACGATCGTGCCCGCCGTCCGGATCTCGCCGAGGGTGTGCGCCGGGTCGTTCTGGGCCGCCAGCTGCGCGAGACTGCCGCCGAGGACCTGCGAGAACGGGTCCGTGCCGTCCTGGGCGACCACCACCCACGGCTTTCCCATGCCGACCTCTTCGCGCGAACCCTCGGGCACC
This genomic window from Amycolatopsis mongoliensis contains:
- a CDS encoding NAD-dependent epimerase/dehydratase family protein — translated: MRVMVIGATGVLGVPAVARLLAAGHEVSGLARDASRAPAVEATGAKPVPGDLFSASSLVTALRGHDAVLNLATRIPRKVTSKAAWAANDRVRLTGSAALAAAVREVEELRTVVQEGISFVYADGGDRLLTEDAPVRPRGVTASSMVAHENVAALEDRTVVRLRIGTLVGSDTLTSALLASARRGAPLIMGSRTDWTTAIHPSDAAAAAVAALAAPSGVYNVGAPAVRKGVLGEAMAAAAGVRKARAVPKWLLSRVAMAEPMARSQRVDSGKLMAATGWRCERPVPGPDWFTAD